The Microcaecilia unicolor chromosome 3, aMicUni1.1, whole genome shotgun sequence nucleotide sequence ccggattccagatacgcccctggtgggagGCCACAGACCTTAAGGTGCTGTGAAGTGGGAGGTGAACTGCTAGCCCTGCTCCTTGCAGGGCACCAGCAGTGCAAAGAAGAGGAAAGGTGaattaattattatttttccttggaagagatttttcTATAGGAGTTTGTTTGAACTGTTTGTGCTATTGAGAAAGGGGGCTGAACTATTAATGAGCCCTTCTTAAAGGGGGGGTCCCTCTGGGAAAGAAGAGGGCAACCCCCACCTGGCCTTTGGGAGTGGTGGCCCAATGGAACTGAACTTTGCCTGTGCTTTTTGAACTGGGCCTGAACTTTTTGGAACTGCATTTTGATTCTGTTTGTGGAACTGAGCTTGAATTAAAACTTTTTGCCCTAAGTCCTAATTAAAGTATTGTACCTCACCGGAACCCTGTGCGCAGAACAGGACTTCCGGTTGCAACCCTGGGAGCGGAAGTGAAGGACCCCTTTATAATCTAGATTTGCTGATTTGGCATATAacattttccaggttcactgagatatGTATCATCACCCTTAAATGCTATTTCTGGCACAGATTAGCTTCCTTATGTACTCCTCAGTAAAAAGTGAAGTACAGAATTTATTTGGGTGGAAactatcaagctgcattagggcaatAACCCaagttatttgccccttaatgtgacAAAAGGCACACCTTAATGCAGTGTTAATTAAATCACCACAGGATACATAGTAAGGAGATGTACAACATACATCTGCATTTAAAGCAGCTCATTTCTACTAGTCCCAAGTATATTTTGAATGACAATGccccagagcctgctttcaaacaggccagacactttgcaaaataacacaaatcCTTGCAAATACACATTTATATAGCAGCTTTACAAAACAAATGACAGCCCTAACtaacctatgaaaagacagtgctataaatattgcactgggccctagagcaccaatatatttACTACTGAGAATCTAGAACAAGCTTGACTGTTACAGATTCTCATACAGACACtacacatgctagcagaatccttcacttcAGTCACACGTACAGACTCTCACTTGATATAGAATAGGGAatcacaaaaaacatgcagacaaaaactgaaatggatacTCCCAAGAAGGCCAGACTCtagaagcagtgaaaatacttgtaaaagaaacaaatgcatttcatcctgtattctgctaaatacaaaaatagaaaagaagtaCATTTCCCCCATAGTGGACACATTccaatccttaaaaagtattccaataaaatacttttttcttctctacctttgttgtctaggcaCTTTTATATTGTGTTAGTCCCAGTCTATTCCACTTTTTGTGTCAGTCTTCACCTAAATTTGTTTCCAGGTTTGTATTTCCATTCTTTCCCTATATCTACCTGGTactaatttatttttatatttcttttttcatttttctcttctctgccccaggggtgtagccagacacccaactttgggtgggcctggactcaagatgggtgggcagaagaacctctccctgtcccacaggtgatttggtctctccttgtctcacctacatgccatctgctatttacaaggtatgcagaagggacagttgttgggttttcagctggtggggctagggaatcagcataggtgtgctgctcctgggtgggcctgagcccaaagtgggtgggcctggcccacccaggcccacccttggctacgccactgctctgcccTTATATTCATCCACATATGATTCTTACCtatcattctccctttctctcaccctctagtccttagtctcctccttttcacctctcatctaTCTATTAGCTTTTCTCATCTCCCTCTCATCCCTTCTCCAGTAATCTCATTGCCCCCctgtctttctccttccccaATCTGCTATACCCACTCCCCCATTTCCATCTTCGTTACTCCCCCTCTCAGCCCTCATCCCCTCACTAGCTCTATCtccacccctctctctccttccttcccttgtctGCAAGCCATTTGTCTCTTACCTTCTACCCCATCTTCTACTGCCTCACTTTGACCATATTAACTCCATTTCCACCCTTCCTCAaccactgttccctgtaagctgagtgggagtcctccaactgcattgcccCCCATCCTGGCCTCGGTCACACATATAGAACATAGATAGCACCTGTTCAAGTATAGGGTAAATGACCACAAATTAAAAGCACTAATGTAGACAAAAACTAAACAAACTCGAGAGTTTCGGTTCAATCTGGCTTACAATTAACAATTAGAAAAAATCACGATTTAGTTATAAAATTGCATATCTTATATAATTGcacatatagggccctgtttacaaaggcaagctagcactctttactgcatgctaaaaattagcatgtgctaactgtgtaggcacccataggaatattgtgggcgcctatacagttagcgcacgctaaagaacgctagcgtgcctttgtaaacagggcccataatttgTCTTCAGTTTAGCAtatcatctatttatcccaatgactCTATAATACCCATCCTATGCAATCTATATATCTCAACTGCACCTGCCCCCCATAACTGCCTAGTAAGacgtttcattgtattgtacgaACAGTATTagcatctatgttatttgaacatTCTAATGCATGCCGATTAAGGTGTTTTGTTTGCATTGTGCTGACATCAtgagtatcatatctatgttatatgagTATACTTCAATGCTGCCAATTACAGCATCATTCATACTCTACTGAAATTTATCAGATTTCTGTTAAAttattgttttacagtgctgtgaaacatttatatttctgatacCATTCCACATTAGTCCTATGACCAGGACTCAGTTTGTCATCTCTAAGTTTACTTCATTCCAGTATGcttatgtttggtcattttattattgctatgctgttagaaaattgtaagttttatgtcaagctatgCCTAAAGTCTTCCCTTAAGGTGTACATAATTAATTCTGTTTACATTGGAGATCttgataaaataaatataaagatatttaaaatgatGTATATTTTGGGGCAGATATCCTACCATTCTGTGCATAAGGGATAAAGGCCTAGCTTTTTGTTCCTTTTCTGTTTTTACCTGTTTCTATCCTTTGCTGTGTGCTACTTTGCTAAGTAGGATTTCTCTATTTGTTTTCTTCTACCACTGTCACCAGCAGAGACTAAGTAAAGAAAGTCaatgaaaaaatgtaaaacagtTGTTCGTTCTAAACTGCCCATTTCATGCGTTTGTAGCTTAAAATGAAGCACTTGGTCTGGATTCACTGTTTCTAAACTCTAGGTTGCCTCATTTAGGTGCCTACATTATAGTCAACTGCATTATTTTCTTCCCCCAGCCATAGTATACCCCAAGGAATGCTTGAGTGTGTATAAAAGCCAGCATACTACAGAACAATGTGCTTGTTTTACACCACCTGTAGGCAGGGCAGATTTTTAAAAGGCCAATTCATACATGTTTATTGCTATGTTCCCACATCCGCTGCTCTGAAAATTGTTATTCCCAAGCAAGCAAAATTATTGAACTATCAAAATGGTGTATAATAAATATATCATAAAAATAATGTCCTACTTTGGGAGACTTCTGTAGATCAGCTGAGTCTTGCAAAGGTAAAATAAGAGAAGACAGCATGGTCTTTAGTTTTATGGGCTTTTTTGGAGGTCGTGGTGGTGGATGTACAGCTGGGTGTTCATATCGTCGTACCATATAATATTGTTCTTCACTAATCTCCTCCACAATGGTCCTTGTGGGTGATGACACAGTTTTCTCAACAGGCTTATTGACCAACTGAACTGTCATATTTAAACGATGAACAGGAATTTCCCAACTGTCCTCAGGCTTCTCAAGAATACTAATTAATAGATAAGAGTCTGTGATTTCTTCTTCAAGCTGTAGGCCTGGAACGGCAGCCAAGATGTCCTCCCCTATGGAAAGATCCCTCACAGAGACTTTGACATTGAAAGGTAGGTGTAACTTTTTACAAAGTTCTGAGAGATGGTACTGTTTCTTATCATGAACCACTTCCACAAAGTTACCTTCCATATGGAGTGGTAGAAGAACTTTCTCATAATTTTTTCCTTCAATTTTTTCACAACCTAGAACATCTACCAGTTTTCTCCTACCCTCATCGATGGTTTCACTAGTCTCACATTGGTAAACCAAAAACTGGTCTCCAACATTCAATGAAGATAATTCAGTGTCCGAGGGCTCAAATGCTTTAGTTGCCACAACATGCAGCTGTTCGTCTTTACTCTTTGCAATCTCCAAGTCATAGGCAGTTGGGAATGTCCGAGGCCTTCTCTTCAACTTTCCTTTGTAACCATATGGAATTAAGAAATGCCGTTTTGGTGAATCACTTCTGATCTCAGATGCCAGAATTCTCAGTGCCTGGTATTTCTTATGGATGATAATTTCCATTCCATGTCTCAATGAGCGATAGTCTGCTTTTCGAGGTCCTTCTATGATTTCTGCAACCATAGGAAATTCTTTGCTTGTCCTTTCAAAGATATCATGTGTAGATAAAGGCTGCAGAAAGCAGTTCATATTATAATGTTCAGTTATATCAATGACTTCAATATCGAGGTCAGATAAGATATGAACAATA carries:
- the THEMIS gene encoding protein THEMIS, whose protein sequence is MATSLETFIHSLDPKSLPRVLQIQSGIYYQGSVYEMYGNECCFSTGEVIKVIGFKVKKIIATICGSTDDGESTGKMELPLDFPGLLKIKADTAPYHSIEEITKAVYIGPSRFGHPCFYSQEEIKLSNLLVSAGEQIMFNSMEEVDGVMSLNCGVVRNDQHHSFALPLSHHGEFYECEDDQIYTLTEITEWKIPKSRTRTVTLSNVLTTLRDYSFSFPEMFEGMLALAPVYEIQAVMKYRKDIVHILSDLDIEVIDITEHYNMNCFLQPLSTHDIFERTSKEFPMVAEIIEGPRKADYRSLRHGMEIIIHKKYQALRILASEIRSDSPKRHFLIPYGYKGKLKRRPRTFPTAYDLEIAKSKDEQLHVVATKAFEPSDTELSSLNVGDQFLVYQCETSETIDEGRRKLVDVLGCEKIEGKNYEKVLLPLHMEGNFVEVVHDKKQYHLSELCKKLHLPFNVKVSVRDLSIGEDILAAVPGLQLEEEITDSYLLISILEKPEDSWEIPVHRLNMTVQLVNKPVEKTVSSPTRTIVEEISEEQYYMVRRYEHPAVHPPPRPPKKPIKLKTMLSSLILPLQDSADLQKSPKSLHADTSRKLNMNQATASELQDSCQNDLLSPESEQEKNGKMISAENNATKDLPIWKPVNSIGKKLDSKQHDYEYVDENLVDDIRKKLQESTFCGKSQIKK